One genomic segment of Pseudonocardia sp. T1-2H includes these proteins:
- a CDS encoding AMP-binding protein produces MQLYTSGTTGFPKGAMLTHRGLLEHARNSAAEFGMTADASVQVAMPLFHVGGTSYALVALTHGARIVLQRVPDPAAVLEVLERERITHTFLVPALMAAMAQVPGAADRDYSALQVLSYGASPMPLPVMRASLALFPGTLAQVYGMTEACGVVSTLPTADHEDPAVAHRLVSAGTPIHGVEIEIRDPASGEPVPTGEPGEIWVRTPQLMSGYWRKPEATAAAVTPDGWLRSGDGGHVDADGYVYVTDRIKDMIISGGENIYPAEIERVLAEHPAVADVAVIGVPHERWGEVPKAIVVAMPGAQVDREEILAYCRAQLASFKCPASVDVVDELPRNPTGKILKKDLRAPYWAGRERTVV; encoded by the coding sequence GTGCAGCTCTACACCTCGGGCACCACCGGCTTCCCCAAGGGCGCGATGCTGACCCACCGCGGCCTGCTCGAGCACGCCCGCAACAGCGCGGCGGAGTTCGGGATGACCGCCGACGCGTCGGTGCAGGTCGCGATGCCGCTGTTCCACGTCGGCGGCACGAGCTACGCGCTGGTCGCGCTCACCCACGGCGCGCGGATCGTGCTGCAGCGCGTCCCGGACCCCGCCGCCGTGCTGGAGGTGCTGGAGCGGGAGCGGATCACGCACACGTTCCTCGTCCCCGCGCTGATGGCGGCGATGGCCCAGGTGCCCGGCGCGGCGGACCGGGACTACTCGGCCCTGCAGGTCCTCTCCTACGGCGCGTCGCCGATGCCGCTGCCGGTGATGCGGGCGAGCCTCGCCCTGTTCCCGGGCACCCTCGCGCAGGTCTACGGGATGACGGAGGCCTGCGGCGTGGTGAGCACGCTGCCGACCGCCGACCATGAGGACCCGGCCGTCGCGCACCGGCTGGTGTCCGCCGGGACGCCCATCCACGGCGTCGAGATCGAGATCCGGGACCCCGCGAGCGGGGAGCCGGTCCCGACCGGCGAGCCCGGCGAGATCTGGGTCCGCACCCCGCAGCTGATGAGCGGCTACTGGCGCAAGCCCGAGGCGACCGCGGCCGCCGTCACCCCGGACGGCTGGCTGCGGTCCGGCGACGGCGGGCACGTCGACGCCGACGGCTACGTCTACGTCACGGACCGGATCAAGGACATGATCATCAGCGGCGGCGAGAACATCTACCCCGCCGAGATCGAGCGGGTGCTGGCCGAGCACCCGGCCGTCGCGGACGTCGCGGTGATCGGCGTGCCGCACGAGCGGTGGGGCGAGGTGCCGAAGGCGATCGTGGTCGCGATGCCGGGCGCACAGGTGGACCGGGAGGAGATCCTGGCGTACTGCCGCGCGCAGCTCGCGTCGTTCAAGTGCCCCGCGAGCGTCGACGTGGTGGACGAGCTCCCGCGCAACCCCACCGGCAAGATCCTCAAGAAGGACCTCCGGGCGCCCTACTGGGCGGGCCGGGAGCGGACCGTCGTGTAG